Proteins co-encoded in one Campylobacter jejuni genomic window:
- a CDS encoding transcriptional regulator, giving the protein MTKKSKRDMAYELDIDVSTLYNWRKYKPNLYRIVMLGFKFDELLENSKKTHEELLHIEQTIQDEIAKFK; this is encoded by the coding sequence ATGACAAAAAAGAGCAAGCGTGATATGGCATACGAACTAGACATTGATGTTAGCACTTTATATAATTGGAGAAAATATAAACCCAATTTATATCGTATTGTTATGCTTGGCTTTAAATTTGATGAACTTTTAGAAAATAGCAAAAAAACTCATGAAGAATTGCTTCATATAGAACAAACTATACAAGATGAGATTGCTAAATTTAAATAA
- a CDS encoding ABC-F family ATP-binding cassette domain-containing protein encodes MVEVKNLTMRFANQLLFENVNLKLVRGQRYGLIGANGAGKSTFLKILSGEIESSSGEIVFDEGLKIAVLGQDQFAFENYTIKDAVMCANKRLYEALKEKEKLYMSEEFTDEINERLGELEIITAEEDPNYDCETRCEKILSSLKIKDFDALMSTLQSADKFKVLLAQVLFLGADVLFLDEPTNNLDLEAISWLENELLRHEGTLVVISHDRHFLNKICTRILDVDFKQIRDFAGNYDDWYMASTLLAKQAELKRDKTLKEREELENFIRRFSANASKAKQATSRAKALEKLELEEIKISSRRDPSIVFRTNREIGNEVLEFKGIGKAYDKQLFSNLELKIEKNDKIALIGANGVGKSTLAKIIAHAISPDSGSMHLGATIELGYFPQDTSNLICENLKLYEWLMSEKFKDLDEIRKCLGRMLFSGSDQEKMAASLSGGEKHRLMLSRLMLERPNFLLLDEPDNHLDLESIIALGEALYNFKGVVLCISHDRELVSAFANRIWHLENAKLTDFRGTYQEFLGENDG; translated from the coding sequence ATGGTTGAAGTAAAAAATCTTACTATGCGTTTTGCAAATCAGCTTTTATTTGAAAATGTGAATTTAAAGCTTGTTCGAGGACAAAGATATGGACTTATCGGTGCTAATGGTGCAGGAAAATCGACTTTTTTAAAAATTCTTTCAGGAGAAATTGAGTCAAGTAGTGGTGAAATAGTATTTGATGAAGGTTTAAAAATCGCAGTTTTAGGACAAGATCAATTTGCTTTTGAAAACTACACCATCAAAGATGCGGTGATGTGTGCAAATAAGCGTTTGTATGAGGCTTTAAAAGAAAAAGAAAAGCTTTATATGAGCGAGGAATTTACAGATGAGATCAATGAGCGTTTAGGTGAGCTTGAGATAATAACGGCCGAAGAAGATCCAAATTATGATTGTGAAACGCGTTGTGAAAAAATTTTAAGTTCTTTAAAGATTAAAGATTTTGATGCTTTGATGAGCACCTTGCAAAGTGCGGATAAATTTAAAGTCTTACTAGCTCAAGTGTTGTTTTTGGGTGCGGATGTGCTTTTTTTAGATGAGCCTACAAATAACCTTGATTTAGAGGCGATTTCTTGGCTTGAAAATGAACTTTTAAGACATGAAGGAACTTTGGTTGTCATCTCTCATGATAGGCATTTTTTAAATAAAATTTGCACAAGAATTTTGGATGTGGATTTTAAACAAATTCGTGATTTTGCGGGAAATTACGATGATTGGTATATGGCTTCAACGCTTTTGGCAAAACAAGCTGAGCTTAAACGCGATAAAACCTTGAAAGAAAGAGAAGAATTAGAAAATTTTATTCGCCGTTTTAGTGCAAATGCTTCTAAGGCAAAACAAGCCACAAGCCGTGCTAAGGCACTTGAAAAACTAGAACTTGAAGAGATTAAAATTTCAAGCCGTAGAGACCCTAGTATAGTGTTTAGAACCAATCGTGAAATAGGTAATGAAGTTTTAGAATTTAAAGGTATAGGCAAGGCTTATGATAAACAACTATTTTCAAACTTGGAGTTAAAAATAGAAAAAAATGATAAAATCGCTTTGATTGGGGCAAATGGTGTGGGCAAAAGTACTTTGGCAAAAATCATCGCTCATGCTATAAGTCCAGATAGTGGATCTATGCACCTTGGGGCAACTATAGAGCTTGGATATTTTCCTCAAGATACAAGTAATTTAATTTGTGAAAATTTGAAACTTTACGAATGGCTTATGAGTGAAAAATTTAAAGATCTAGATGAAATCCGCAAGTGTTTAGGTAGAATGCTTTTTAGTGGCAGCGATCAAGAAAAAATGGCAGCAAGTTTAAGTGGGGGTGAAAAACATCGTTTAATGCTTTCTCGTTTAATGCTAGAGCGTCCGAATTTCTTGCTTTTAGACGAACCTGATAACCATTTAGATCTTGAAAGTATTATTGCATTGGGTGAAGCTTTGTATAATTTCAAAGGTGTAGTGCTTTGTATCAGCCACGACAGGGAGTTAGTTTCTGCTTTTGCTAATAGAATTTGGCATTTAGAAAATGCTAAGCTTACGGATTTTCGTGGAACTTATCAAGAATTTTTAGGAGAAAATGATGGCTAA